The nucleotide sequence ccttcttgtCCTTCTTgtccttcttttcctttttttcaGAATCTTCAACCTtaacttcaacttcttcaatcaagGTCTTTTTAGGTAATTGAGGTTCAGGAGcaaccaattttgattctGGAACAGCTGGCGCTGGTTgttcatccaaatcattatATTCTTTCTTCCAAGTTTCTGGTGTGTTTTCATTTACTCTTCCATATTTATCCAACTTACCATCAGccttcaattgtttcttcttttgggCAACTGGTCCCAAACCCCATCTTCTTGGATAAGTGTCCCTTTCCATAATACATCTCTTGACTTTAGCGACAACACCATGGTCACATCCTTGTAAATCAACAGTGGTCATTTGAGCAATACCAATGGCAATTGCTTCACCTTTAGTGGTGATTaaaacaacttcatcataCAATTCAATCCCTTCTTCGTATCTCAATAAACCGggtatcatcaatttcgCACCATAACATACCGAGTTAACTGCAGAGTCCTTGACGACAATTCTCTTGTACCCAACTAATAAAGTTTCTAATGGCTGAATGATTTTTCTCAAGTATGATTCATCTCTAGTATTGTCATAAACATATTGAGCATCCAAAACATCATGCAATGTGACCAAATTGTCCAGTTCACTCATAGCACCGGAACGTACACGACGCAATTCTTGCATATGACCACCAACACCCAACAACATACCCAAATGAACACACAAAGTTCTCATATAAGTACCAGCTTCACAAGAAGCCCAAAATACACCCAATCCTCTCTtgttatcaaattcaatcaatttggaatcatAAACAGTTCTAACTCTCAATTGTCTCTTAACAGCAGAAATCAATGGTGGTCTTTGAAACAAAGCACCAGTCAAGTTTTCCAATGCTCTATTCAACTCCTTTGGGTCTTGCAACTGATCATGTAATCTAACAATACACACGTACTCTTTACCTGCACCTTGTTGAGATTTGACCAATCTAGTAGCACGATCaatacaaacaatcaaaCATCCAGTAACTTTAGGATCAAGAGTACCTGAATGACCagttttttcaactctCAATATCCTTTTAATCCAAGCAACAACTTCATGTGATGATGGGTTGGATGGTTTGTCCAAGTTGATGACACCTGATGAAACATATGATTTAAGGTCCCTACTGTTTGGTGATGAACCAGCTGGGATGGGGGTATAGTGGCCGGATCTAACGAGTAATTTGTCGTagtttttcaacaaaagcGGCCATTCAGAGGTGTTATTAGTTGGAGTCACGCTCTCTGGCTTAATCTGGAAATCTTCTTTCGACATTGTGTGTAGTGGAGAGTAAGCTGTAATGGTGATGGTTCTAACTGAaaatttactttttttgtAGATGAGCTCGCACGAAAAGAATTTTCATTATGGAATGCTATATGCAGGAATATACAATAGTATCCAAAGAAGTACCGTAGCAGTTTTTAGCAAAGGCTAATCTCACATAGGGGAAGCGCTTACGACTGCAAGTTCATGATATTTGTTGCGATCTCGTTCTTGGTCAATTCTAACCAAAATAACTCTCGACCTAAGTTCCTCAACGTCTTTACACAAGCATCCAAATTCTTATCATTGACCAACTCTTTAGAACCATGGAAATTGCCTGAaattaaattgattgtatcTTTAGTAGCTTTGATTTCCAGGACAACTTCGTACAATTGTTTGACTAATGGCAGATCCGGTATGATCAACTCATCTAAAGGTAACTTAAAagaattattgaaaatgactTTATCTTCAGATTGATCATTGAGCTGATGAAGTATTgtcaattcttgatttaGATTGGTCAAGTTCGACAATCGTGCAGAAATATGATTTATGTGGTCGTCCaagttttttgaattttccaATGCTTGTTGATTGTGGCGAGTTAATTGAGTGAATAATGAATTTGTCTTTTGAATGTTTTCATTAATGTACTGGGTATGGTGGTGGATTGGATCCTGGgtaaagaagttgttgaattctTGTGATAGTTTTTCGAGTACAGCTCTTCGTTCGTTGTCAACTACAGATAATTGAGCAATGCTATCAACTAGGTCTATAGGTTCAAGTTGTACTTGCTTAGGAGGTTGATGAACAGGTTCGTTTTGGGGTTGTACTCTCTCTTGTAATCTAGGCGAATTGTACTGGTCAGTGTACTGCTGTGTATATTGAGGCGATGCAGGAACCGCGTTTAGGTTAGAAAGAGTAGGACTGGGTGACTCCTGAGGTAGCGGTAAGGGCCGCTGGTACTTTTCCGGTATGCCATTAGACTGGGTATGCTGTGGTGACACAACTTTTGGGGGCTTTACAGGAAGCGGTGGACGTCCTGTGCTCTGTGGTGAAACGACTGCTGTTCGACTAGGTGATGATTGATGCAGGAGAGTTTGCTGCCTCATAGATGGTAAAGAGGGCTCTGCCGTAATCTTAGCTGGTTTGAGAGGTGCATTAGTTGGTGGTACAGGAGCCTGCAATACAATGGGGACTTCAAGTCTCACACTCTGATAAATGACATTTACCAACTCAAGCAAATTATAAATGTTTGAGATATCGCCACTaccttcaacaaattcacGATACCAACTTGAAAGGTATGGATGGTAAAATTTCCCTTGTGGATCGACGTTATTTGTTGGTTTCAAGTACCAATTTTTAATGTGATCTGGAACAACATACACTAAAGGAGCTCCTTTTCTGtcataatttgaaaatgggtAAGTAAATGGGAGCCATATTTCAATGGGCACACCAATATGCCCATCGATGACAATTGTTCCAAATAGATTTATCAATAATTCCGATTGTCCTGTTTCCTCAGATGTATGGACTTGAGTTCGTATTctgaaattcaaattcttcttgaggtgttgttgaaggaaTTGATATACATGGGTGTAAACTAACTGTTTGTATAAATACAGTGGTTGAGTGACATTGAATAGCCAGTTAGATACCAGTTGTGGTAACGGTGGTGATGACATTGGAGGAAGTGGGTCTTGGAAGATCGAGATTAAAGATATTTTATCGCAACAAAAAAACTGATTACCAAAAAACACCCTTGTTGAGTTTTCTAATCAAAAGTTATCAACCATCTATTAAtaataaattcaacaaatgagTGGGTATGTATACAGGTGATATAAAAAGTCAATTCCAAGAAACATACTAACATCTGGTCATTAGATATACAGTTGTCATTGTActagttgttgttgttggtcTTTCAGCATTAGCATGGGTATTTGCACCACAAGAGAATAGAACCGTATTCCGATCATCGGTAATATTAGGTTTAGCAATGTGTTATCTCATGTGGGCGATTACATACTTGGCACAGTTACATCCGTTAGAAGCACCAAGGAGGTCAGACTTGAGACCAGAACATGTAAAGTGAGAAGAAGACAAGGAATAGGAGAAAAGGGACTGGGAGTCAGGGCAATGTGAAACCGTGCTTTGTGAGTCAGACGCTGTGGTTTTATAAGCAGACTTGAACAAGATTTATCGGCAATGTGTAATTGGTAATTTAGAACAAAATAATTGTatcaattcaatgattAAGCTTAAGAGATCGTAACTGCTATAGAGATCATAAACTTATCATGTAGAAGTATCGATATTTTCTCTCAATACATTTGCATTGCTAATATATGTGTCAGAAAACATCTTCAAGAGTTTGGATCATATCTTCTTCTAGACGTAACGGGCGTCTCTACAACAAAAACTATAATTAACGACTACAATCAACATGCACAATTGACGCAAGGCACATTCTTGAAAATATAGTGGGACCGATCAGGCTCTCTAGACATTCtaaatcattcaaagaGCCACTCGATGGATACAAAGCCATCCACACGATCCATGAAACCAAACTAATACAAGtatcaaaagcaaaagcCCAGTTTCATGGCTTGATCTTCTCCATCACCAGAACCCATAATTCGACGGATGCAAAACGAATTTGAGGCAGAAACAGGAGCGTGtagagaagaaaagaaattggaatcattcagtgaaaaaaatttttcttttgttttaattGTAGCATTTGGAGTTGTCGTAATTTTACAGTGTCGTGCCAATTGAAAGACATATACAAGACGCgacaaaacaaaatgcGGCAAATCGTTACCTCGGCTATTTGAAACACCCGAAATTCTGTATGAGCAAGAAATGTTCATGAAGCTCGGTCATGGCATGAGGAAGTTTAATGGAGTGGCAACTGTTTATGAACTTACAAGAGTTCATTACTCGTCtggtaaaaaaaaagagattGTGTATGACTTTTTTTAATCTTTGGTTGAAGAtagattcaattgtatACATTGGTTATAATTGACGCACCCAATTTCCATGGAACATTCTGAACGTCGCTAAAAATTGTCTAACAAGTACTAAAGTAGCTTAGCTAAGCTGTTTTACGAACTCATTATAAGCTAGGTCTGATTTAATAATGAGATCTCAAGGCAGTTAGTGTAAACTGTGGCTTCtagttttgttttgatgtaTATAATACGTAATCTTGCATATACTAAATAAACACATCACACCATataaaacttttgtttcaaatttagtCTTTTGTTGTCTTGTTTTACCTTCTATTTTTGGTAAAATATACACTActtctattgttttgtttctttttttagTGAAGTTGCGTAAATTagttttgcaaccacagttttatttttccCTTTACCAAATGTTATTACATTTCACGTGATCACATTTTTAGTATTAACAAACCAAAACCTTGGTCAGAACAACTTGGCTAGATCTACGCCAAGGATGCCAAACGTTTTAGCCAAGACCCAACTAAAGGCTTAGAGGATAGAGGTAACTATAGGACTAAAGAGCACTCTCTTTCTCTTACTAATAAGAGACATTTGTAACTGTGGTTTCGCTGCAATTGGTTAAAGTATTTCTTCTCTATTGTACTTTTCGCCATAACGaataaaagaaagaaattttcGATCGTGCATTACACATCAGCAAAACGTCTGGAGCTGCCTCAAATAAACCTGTCAATACATTTGTATTACATACACTTTGTCATAATTAATTGTGGAGTTTGAAAGTGTGGATTCAATTCTGTCAAGGTGACAGAAGTTGAACCTGCTCACCCGGTTAACCATGAAGAGGGATTTTACTTCAGCTTCTTTATAGTTGAGCAAAAAGCTTAATTTATAAAGATTAGCGATATAGATAAAGATCAAATAAAGGATAAAAGGTGGTTTTACGTAGTTTGGCGGGGGCAGTAATTTTCACGGCGGCTAATTTGTGCAAACTATTAACTAAGAACGCCCGACATACATATAAAGCAATTCAAAAGACATCTGTTCGAAACAAAAGGGTCTAACTACTGGACCAATTCTAAACTGTGAATTTCTGTTTCAAGTCAAACGCTCTATAACTGTAGATGTATAAAGTCTTCCCTGTGTAAACGGGTATGTCAAAAACAGGAGAAAAGTTCTTGGGGAAGATAAAAACTTCAAGTGCTTAATAAAACcacaaaaatcaaatacaagtatatttcttttttttttaattattttttttatttaaattGCTTCATCATATTAAATTAATTTTTAACTCCATTTCATtaaaacacaaacaaaagaacaaagaaacatAATCAAAATGCCTTATCCAAATATGTCATAGTCATCAgctatatatatatatacatgtATACCCGTCTatcatttgtttcttttcatacttcttttcctaaatcaactttatttCCAGGATAATTACTATACTACATTTATTATTCCACATTCGACTTATAGTCGTAATATAACCCATAGCAAACTAcataataaataaaaaatatttaTAAATGTCGCAGCCGTTTGAAAATTCGCCATCACACGAGCAATACGCCGACAACAGCAAAGATACTTTCCAGCTGGTCAAATCAGCAGAACTTGTTGACCAAGCAAGTACTTCTCTGAATTATAACGCTTCTAGCTCTGCCCTGTCGGTGGACGATCGTGGTTTGAAACATGGATTAAAAGAACGTCACTTGTCCTTGATGGCGCTTGCAGGTATTATTGGGCCAGGTATTCTTGTTGGTGCTTCAAATGCATTGGCTGAAGGACCGGCTGCAATTTTGATTGGGTTTGGTGCCATTGGAATTATTGCTTTTTTCATGATGCAGTCATTAGGTGAATTAGCTACGTTGTATCCATCTGGTGGtgctttttcaactttaggaatcaaatttgttgattttggatgGGGTGCCAGTGTTGGATGGATGTATGTAATTATTTGGATTGCTGTGTTGAGTAATGAATATAATTCAGTGGCTAGCATATTACAATTTTGGGGTCCACAAGTGCCACTTTATGCGTATGTGTTGATACTTTGGCTTCCattcttgttgtttcaatttttagGTGTTGCCATTTTCggtgaagttgaattttggtTAGCGTTGTTTAAGATCTTGGGCTTGGTGGCATTTTAtattttctcaattgtttatgCTGCTGGTGGAATTAAAGGGAACAAGGCATTTGGATTCCATTATTGGAATGATCCTGGTGCTTTTGCATCTGGATTCAAATCGGTTGCTAGTTGCTTTACATTTGCCAGTACTTTCTACAGTGGTActgaaattgttgctgtttgTGCTGCTGAAACTAGAAATCCAAGTAAAGCTGTTCCTAATGCTATTAGACAAACTTTCTGGCGTATCTTGATTGTTTACATGGGAATTGCTATTTTCTATGGTATGACTGTTCCTTACAATGATGACAGATTGGGTAGATCTACGaaagctttgaaatcaccaatgACTATTGCCATTCAAAGAGCCGGATGGGAAGGTGGTGCTCATTTGATCAATGCTTttattgttgctgtttGTGTTTCTGCTattaattcatcaatttacACTGGATCAAGAGCTATGGTACATTTGGCAAATGAAAAATGTGCACCCGCAATCTTGAAAAGAGTCAACAAACAAGGTGTCCCTTATGCATCTGTCATTCTTATGAATTTGTTTGGTTTGATTTcgttgatgaatcaaagtACTGGTGCTGCAGAAGCATATAACTATATCGTTAACATATCTGGTGTGGCTGTGTTTATCGTTTGGGGTAATGTTTGTTTCTACCATTTACGTTTTAGAAGAGCCATGAAATTACAAGGAAGATCCACTGATGAATTACCTTATAAAGGGTTATGGTACCCAGTATTACCAATTGCTGGTGTTGTCTTGAACATCTTTTTGGCTTTGATTCAGGGTTGGTCAACATTTAAACCATTCTCAGGTAaggattttgttgatgcttATATCTTGTTACCAGCattttttatatttttcattGGTTTCAAGTTATGGCACAGGTCTAAATGGGTTAATTTGagtgaagttgatttggatgaaggAAGAAGACAAGATTCTGATTTTGTCGAAGATGGTGAAAAGGGTGTCGATATACCAATTGGTGAAGGACACAAGATCAAGTGGAAGCCATGGGAATTGTTTTAGAAGTAGGGGTTTAGAGTGATTCTGTTTTAATTCTTGTcgttttgtttttggagTTAGAAAGTTTAACTCACgtcattgattttgtatactaaattttttaatGTATTTAATATTAGAATCAGAGTACTTTGTAGGAGTAATGAAAGGAAAGTGATGAGAGAATGGACTGCAATTTTGAATGTAAACCAAGCTGTAAAGCGCTTGCACTAGTGTAAAGTCGACTCGACTGGGGATATTTACTTTGGCTGCGCCAAAACTGCTATTTGAAAAGGTCTTCACCTTTCgtaattcttcaacaagtgTCTCATGAATCTCAGTAAGAACAACAATCATGGTCTAGAGTTTAGGAACATCCAAGCACACTTGTCTGGTGGGAATTGTGCATTGCACACTAGTAGCTATCGACATCCTACACAAAAAACAACCTAAAATAATCTGTTTGATGATCATTGACTTCTTATTTTCACTTTTCTAAGCCATGAGAGGTTTTTTTTCTATCATGAGAGTGTGTAAATCTGCCAGTGGATAATTTGCAAATTCCAAATGTCAAAGCTGCGAAAATAATAGGAATATTTGCCGAATCAATTGCTTTCAAAGGGCAAGTCAATGCTAGCCATATTGTCCAACTAATAGTTAGAATATAACTcaaaaccaatttcaacttaCTGGTGAgtctttttttctctttttttgttataaaatcatcaaaatgatttttcaaattgtatttgaaatacTGTTCAACAGGCTCTCATCTTTCTCGAGTACCTTCCTGTGAAAAGCTTGAGAGTGATCTTATaggtttttttttataCTTTGTGGCCAATGAGTGGCAACGTCAATTGTAATGTAACTACAGGTGGGTTTATAATTGTGTTAGAAGAAGCTTTAAATTATGAGGTAAAAATATTGATCACATATATACAATGTCGAGAAGTACTATATCAAAGATAGTAAAACACTGCATCTGGCTCTACGCTACCCGAGGAAGTGAAAAAGTGTACACCTCCCCGATGCTTTTTTGGGCCGGTTTATTCTATAGTGTAATATACTACACTGCTGCCAACCTATCAGTTAATATAAGTTATACTGTTGTTCGTCCAAGTCTATTAATCAGCCATCTACTACCGTGGTAACTTATAGCACGCAACATATAAACATCATATATAATTCTTGAATGGTGGAGAAAAGCGCAAATAGTACTAACCAGGTTGAAAACCTCCGACACTCGGTGATAAATTGAGGAACGTACTCAAGCCAATTTCTATCTCCATTATTCTCTCTAAGTTCAAAGAAAGGTTCTCTTTAAGCTACGTTGGAACGttaaataaataaaagtTCAAGCCTTGAAGTCTCACTACGAGTTTGGAAAAAGCAAGATGGCACAAATTCGTTATAATTCGGAGTAATACAGAAACGTTGAGTATTGCTATTTTCTGAGACGAtgctttcaaatcttctATCCTAAAGGCCTATTCCCGCTTTCTTTGTATCTCTCGCATCCTGAAAACTTAAAGTGCGAGCAATACAAATGAAAGATGACCACTGCTTCAGGTTCCTACCAAAATTATATAAACGCTACGCGTTTATTTCATCTACCAATCATCTACAGATTGACTACCCATACGGTACTGTGTTTGTAGTTCATACTGAATCATTATATGAAGTAAAACTTGTTCAAGCTGGATGATTTAACATAAAATCTGCCTATCGCACAAACAGCAGTACCTGATCATATTTGAGCCCCTCACATTTGTAATACATTTTTAAATTAAACTCTGTTCTTCATTGCTTTAGGTTTACTTTTAAATGATAAATAGCTTCCAGTAGTGACCTTGTTGGTTCTAAAAATCAAGAATAACACCAAACACACGTTAACGACGCATTCAAAGGGCGCCCTATTAACAAAGAATGAGAAGAACAACACCCAATAAATTGTTAGATAGTAAACATAAACCAAATCCATCCTTCTGTTCAGTACTTCTTTACTGTATCTTCTTTTATTCTTCATGATTGGTAGATATTCTTTCACATACTCAATTAGCATGATGTGTTGGCGCTTCATATTGAGTCTTTTAAGTAGGAaaaatgatgttgaaattagTACCTCGTCCAATATAAAAGCGTATTTTTCATAAGATCCAATCTTGTTGCTTGCGGACCAAAATGTTCGGGTGGCGTGAATTACCATTGTTATAGTGGGAAagacaaattgaaagattttgtactttttcaTCCTCTGACGGACCTTTGCTTcgtatttttcaattaccAGGCCAAATTCAACTCCATTCTGTTCACCTTTTATAACTTTTTCTCCACTTGCAGTGTGTTCTAGTAACTGTTCCAAGTTCTCTAAATCAGCAGCTTGTTCTTCTGTTTCATCCGAGGAGGAGTCATATTCACCACGACTCACATTACTCGATGCACTTGAACTATAGTTGAAGCTAAAAAATGGTATGTTTTCAGTGACTTTgccattgattttgttaaGCAAGAAGAAAGCAAGTGCTATTATGTTTATATATTTCgaatcaaagaaatcaacGGGACATATAAATGCCAACCACAATGTGCAAGTTATGATAGCAATGTATCCAAAGCTCAAGATTGGGTCTCTCAAAATATGCTTCATTATAGCTTTATACTCCTGAGATGCCTGGCCAACGGGGAAACTGGAGTGGCTTGACataatattcaattttaacCACCAACCTAAAACATTGAGCACTGGAAATTGTATAagcatcaaaagaaattggataCAACAATTTACAATACGTATCGATCCATTAAGGAAATATGATCTAAAAATGGTAGCCACCATACCAGCTATTCCCATTGTGATTAAAAAAGCTATCTCGAAAACAACAAGCCAGAACATTCTCAACACGATATCTCTACGATTATCGGTCACCAACTTCGTTTTCTCTAAACAAAGATCTACCCCAGTAACACCAGAGCTCGGCTTCTCATCTTTATTCACAGtttcttccaattgtgCGTCTTTCTCATGCTTGTGTGggttgtttgttgattgagTAATTTCTTGAACTATCATCTAATCacagtttgaaaaataaaagtaATTCCTGTTATCCTATATCTAGTTTCTTGTGTTAGCGGTATTAGCAGCATTAGCAatatgtttcaaaattgtacTTGTAATGTCTTAAAATAGATTAAACGAGATTTAAGCCACGgaaatttatttttgtcGAAATTGCGAGCAAAGTTTACATTTTAGATGACGTGATGACAGAATTTTCTCAGATGGTAGCGGTAGGACTTAAATGTAATTGTATAAAGACTTTTGATAGGATCAGTGACAATACACATCTACGTGAACCTACAGCTTCAGAAGCTAATCAGTAGAGGTATCACTCGTTAAACTTGGTATTAGACAACTCACGAGATGGTGAATATCTAGttttttttgtcttgtCAGTAACTGCATAGCAGTATGTGTCACAATTGTAAGAACCGAATGCCTTCAGCATCACAGAGCTAGTGGATTTCGTTGCAAGAAAAGCAAGCCTATGCAAGAATTGTACATTAAATCTTATGCACAACAAataaaatgaaaatgatgtACTAGTAAAGATGCCTATCtgaatcaatcaatctAAATATATAAAGGACCACACTATTCTTTGTCTTGTTGGACTTCAATCATCCAAATAAGTTATAATATGAACAATATCACATTGGGTTTTGTCGACATAACAAAAATCCTGCACAAATTTAAAATCAATGCCTAAATTTGCTCTTTCCTTGCACAACCCCCTGTAGCAACTTCTCTACATCTGCATTCTCATACACTTTGAGATTGACTTTTGGTGACATAAAAGTCTCGTGGCACATTaaacaaatggaaaaaaCTGATGTGACAGCTATGGCTGGAGCAATTGGGCCATTGCGATCATTAAGAAGAGCCGTGGGGCAAAACAAAGTCACCCATAATGACCAACACATTGACAAAAACCACCATGTTCCAAACAAACATTTGGTTCCATTTCCAATATTGCATATGTCATGTTTGTTCAAGTTCACTCCATTTCGTAAATTCTTTAGTGTGGTAGTATTCATACAATGCTGTAGTTTCAAAAGGGGCGAGAGGAAAAGTATTAATGATGGAATAACCCCTGTGGATCTGGACAAATACTCGTCGAGAATCTCGTACTTGAAATCTAACTGTGACAACCACAACGGTCGAGCAAACCAAAGAGCAATAACAAACAATGCGAACAATCTTTCGAAAtacttcaact is from Candida orthopsilosis Co 90-125, chromosome 1 draft sequence and encodes:
- a CDS encoding Vps23 protein (protein involved in proteolytic activation of Rim101p, which regulates pH response), whose translation is MSSPPLPQSVSNWLFNVTQPSYLYKQLVYTHVYQFLQQHLKKNLNFRIRTQVHTSEETGQSELLINLFGTIVIDGHIGVPIEIWLPFTYPFSNYDRKGAPLVYVVPDHIKNWYLKPTNNVDPQGKFYHPYLSSWYREFVEGSGDISNIYNLLELVNVIYQSVRLEVPIVLQAPVPPTNAPLKPAKITAEPSLPSMRQQTLSHQSSPSRTAVVSPQSTGRPPLPVKPPKVVSPQHTQSNGIPEKYQRPLPLPQESPSPTLSNLNAVPASPQYTQQYTDQYNSPRLQERVQPQNEPVHQPPKQVQLEPIDLVDSIAQLSVVDNERRAVLEKLSQEFNNFFTQDPIHHHTQYINENIQKTNSLFTQLTRHNQQALENSKNLDDHINHISARLSNLTNLNQELTILHQLNDQSEDKVIFNNSFKLPLDELIIPDSPLVKQLYEVVSEIKATKDTINLISGNFHGSKELVNDKNLDACVKTLRNLGRELFWLELTKNEIATNIMNLQS
- a CDS encoding vacuolar H+ ATPase, subunit e of the V-ATPase V0 subcomplex; the protein is MSGYTVVIVLVVVVGLSALAWVFAPQENRTVFRSSVILGLAMCYLMWAITYLAQLHPLEAPRRSDLRPEHVK
- a CDS encoding Agp3 serine transporter (possible role in assimilation of sulfur); translation: MSQPFENSPSHEQYADNSKDTFQSVKSAELVDQASTSSNYNASSSASSVDDRGLKHGLKERHLSLMALAGIIGPGILVGASNALAEGPAAILIGFGAIGIIAFFMMQSLGELATLYPSGGAFSTLGIKFVDFGWGASVGWMYVIIWIAVLSNEYNSVASILQFWGPQVPLYAYVLILWLPFLLFQFLGVAIFGEVEFWLALFKILGLVAFYIFSIVYAAGGIKGNKAFGFHYWNDPGAFASGFKSVASCFTFASTFYSGTEIVAVCAAETRNPSKAVPNAIRQTFWRILIVYMGIAIFYGMTVPYNDDRLGRSTKALKSPMTIAIQRAGWEGGAHLINAFIVAVCVSAINSSIYTGSRAMVHLANEKCAPAILKRVNKQGVPYASVILMNLFGLISLMNQSTGAAEAYNYIVNISGVAVFIVWGNVCFYHLRFRRAMKLQGRSTDELPYKGLWYPVLPIAGVVLNIFLALIQGWSTFKPFSGKDFVDAYILLPAFFIFFIGFKLWHRSKWVNLSEVDLDEGRRQDSDFVEDGEKGVDIPIGEGHKIKWKPWELF
- a CDS encoding Cbf5 protein (S. cerevisiae homolog CBF5 has pseudouridylate synthase activity, pseudouridine synthase activity and has role in snRNA pseudouridine synthesis, H/ACA snoRNA 3'-end processing, rRNA pseudouridine synthesis), whose protein sequence is MSKEDFQIKPESVTPTNNTSEWPLLLKNYDKLLVRSGHYTPIPAGSSPNSRDLKSYVSSGVINLDKPSNPSSHEVVAWIKRILRVEKTGHSGTLDPKVTGCLIVCIDRATRLVKSQQGAGKEYVCIVRLHDQLQDPKELNRALENLTGALFQRPPLISAVKRQLRVRTVYDSKLIEFDNKRGLGVFWASCEAGTYMRTLCVHLGMLLGVGGHMQELRRVRSGAMSESDNLVTLHDVLDAQYVYDNTRDESYLRKIIQPLETLLVGYKRIVVKDSAVNSVCYGAKLMIPGLLRYEEGIELYDEVVLITTKGEAIAIGIAQMTTVDLQGCDHGVVAKVKRCIMERDTYPRRWGLGPVAQKKKQLKADGKLDKYGRVNENTPETWKKEYNDLDEQPAPAVPESKLVAPEPQLPKKTLIEEVEVKVEDSEKKEKKDKKDKKEKKEKKEKKEKKEKKRKAEDGDEEKSEKKKKSKKE